In Brevibacterium zhoupengii, the following are encoded in one genomic region:
- the lpdA gene encoding dihydrolipoyl dehydrogenase, translating into MSDSLTYDLVVLGGGTGGYAAALRAAELDMKVALIERDKVGGTCLHRGCVPTKALLHAAEVADTAKESSNFGIDVEFKGIDIEKVLDYKDNVISRNYKGLQGLVKARGIDTYFGTGKLTGKDTVEVDGEDGKHTVTGTNVLLSTGSTSKTIGLDITERVITSTEALQLNKVPESAIVLGGGVIGVEFASVWSSFGAKVTIVEGLKHLVANEDETISKNLERAFKKRKIGFKLGTMFKGVEETADGVKVTLEDGSVLEAEYLLVAVGRGPVTEGFGFEEQGIPMDRGFVLANERLHTGVGNIYACGDIVPGLQLAHRAFGQGIFIAEEIAGLNPVPVLESGIPRVTYCEPEIFSVGLSSKQAEEQYGADSVESLEYNLGGNGKSVILNTTGLIKVIREKDGPVVGIHGIGARLSEQAGEAQLIINWEAFPEEVAQLIHAHPTQNEALGEAHLALAGKPLHFHS; encoded by the coding sequence GTGAGTGACTCATTGACCTACGACCTTGTCGTTCTGGGCGGCGGAACCGGCGGCTATGCTGCCGCACTGCGCGCTGCAGAGCTCGACATGAAGGTTGCTTTGATCGAACGCGACAAGGTTGGCGGCACATGCTTGCACCGCGGTTGTGTTCCGACCAAGGCGCTTCTGCACGCTGCAGAAGTCGCCGACACGGCGAAGGAATCGTCGAACTTCGGCATTGACGTCGAATTCAAGGGCATCGACATTGAGAAGGTTCTTGACTACAAGGACAATGTCATCTCCCGCAACTACAAAGGCCTGCAGGGTCTGGTCAAGGCACGTGGAATCGACACGTACTTCGGCACCGGCAAACTCACCGGCAAAGACACGGTCGAGGTCGACGGTGAAGACGGCAAGCACACCGTGACCGGCACCAACGTTCTCCTGTCGACCGGATCGACGTCGAAGACCATCGGCCTCGACATCACCGAGCGTGTGATTACGAGCACCGAAGCTCTGCAGCTGAACAAGGTCCCCGAATCGGCGATCGTCCTCGGCGGCGGCGTCATCGGCGTCGAGTTCGCCAGCGTGTGGTCGTCGTTCGGTGCGAAGGTCACGATCGTCGAGGGGCTCAAGCACCTCGTGGCCAACGAAGACGAGACGATTTCGAAGAACCTCGAGCGTGCGTTCAAGAAGCGCAAGATCGGCTTCAAGCTCGGCACCATGTTCAAGGGTGTTGAGGAGACCGCTGACGGAGTCAAGGTGACCCTCGAAGATGGTTCGGTGCTCGAAGCCGAGTACCTCCTCGTGGCTGTCGGCCGTGGCCCAGTCACCGAGGGATTCGGCTTCGAAGAGCAGGGCATCCCGATGGATCGCGGATTCGTTCTGGCCAACGAGCGTCTCCACACCGGAGTCGGCAACATCTACGCCTGTGGCGACATCGTTCCCGGTCTGCAGCTGGCACATCGTGCCTTCGGCCAGGGAATCTTCATCGCCGAGGAGATCGCGGGACTCAACCCGGTTCCCGTCTTGGAATCCGGCATCCCCCGCGTGACCTACTGCGAACCCGAGATCTTCTCGGTCGGACTCTCGTCCAAGCAGGCCGAAGAGCAGTATGGTGCCGACAGCGTCGAGTCCCTCGAATACAACCTGGGTGGAAACGGCAAGTCCGTAATCCTGAACACCACTGGTCTGATCAAGGTCATCCGCGAGAAGGACGGACCTGTTGTCGGCATCCACGGCATCGGCGCTCGACTGAGCGAACAGGCCGGTGAAGCCCAACTGATCATCAACTGGGAAGCATTCCCAGAGGAAGTTGCGCAACTCATTCACGCTCACCCGACGCAGAATGAAGCACTCGGCGAGGCCCACCTGGCCCTGGCCGGCAAACCCCTGCACTTCCACTCTTAA
- a CDS encoding DUF4191 domain-containing protein: MSEEPRKGLFRRKPKDPNKKPGRLAQMKQVYELSAKHNKATPWLLAAAILGCTLLGLLAGLLFGGAVFTTILGFMVGLLLGMFMLGRFAETAAFAQMDGQPGAFGAVLNTARRGYLMDDKPIAIDPKSRDLVFRSTGRAGVVLLSEGPKGRSAKLLAKERKRHERILPNVPVHTFQGGNEEGQLKMKQVVPAVQKLPRKLNKTEVLAVRNRLAALGTQGTRPPIPKGIDPNKARPNHKAMRGR, translated from the coding sequence ATGAGCGAAGAACCGCGCAAGGGACTTTTCCGTCGGAAGCCCAAGGACCCGAACAAGAAGCCGGGCCGCCTGGCGCAGATGAAGCAGGTCTATGAGCTATCGGCCAAGCACAATAAGGCCACTCCGTGGCTGTTGGCCGCCGCTATCCTGGGCTGCACCCTGCTCGGCCTACTGGCTGGGCTCCTGTTCGGCGGTGCGGTCTTCACCACGATCCTCGGCTTCATGGTGGGTCTGCTCCTGGGTATGTTCATGCTCGGTCGGTTCGCTGAAACTGCGGCATTCGCACAGATGGACGGTCAGCCCGGCGCCTTCGGTGCCGTCCTCAACACTGCCCGCCGCGGCTACCTGATGGACGACAAGCCAATCGCCATCGATCCCAAGAGCCGTGACCTTGTGTTCCGCTCAACGGGTCGTGCCGGCGTGGTTCTGCTCAGCGAAGGACCGAAGGGACGCAGTGCGAAACTGCTGGCCAAGGAGAGGAAGCGTCACGAGCGCATTCTGCCCAATGTGCCGGTCCACACTTTCCAGGGTGGTAACGAAGAGGGACAGCTGAAGATGAAGCAGGTCGTTCCTGCGGTGCAGAAGCTGCCTCGTAAGCTCAATAAGACCGAGGTGCTGGCTGTGCGCAATCGCCTCGCCGCTCTCGGCACTCAGGGCACCCGTCCCCCGATCCCGAAGGGCATCGACCCGAACAAGGCCCGCCCGAACCACAAGGCGATGCGCGGACGCTGA
- a CDS encoding RDD family protein yields the protein MINRDDLGSWLEGPKIEREDGDWPGRRLGLPETGSHSVAPAWRRLVGLLVDWFMCLAIANLIGSSNPFLAPGLFALEHFLLVSTLGYTVGHRIFGIEVRRLDGHMPGLVKTLIRTVLVVLVIPALIFNRDNRGLHDLAAGTLILRR from the coding sequence GTGATTAATCGTGATGACCTCGGCTCCTGGCTTGAGGGACCCAAGATCGAGCGAGAAGACGGAGATTGGCCGGGCCGGCGTTTGGGCTTGCCCGAGACCGGCTCGCATTCGGTGGCCCCTGCCTGGCGCAGGCTGGTGGGACTGTTGGTCGATTGGTTCATGTGCCTGGCCATTGCCAACCTCATCGGTTCGTCCAATCCGTTCCTGGCACCTGGACTCTTCGCCCTGGAGCATTTCCTGCTCGTGTCGACACTCGGCTACACGGTGGGCCACCGGATCTTCGGCATCGAAGTCCGTCGCCTCGACGGCCACATGCCTGGGCTGGTCAAGACTCTCATCCGCACAGTCCTGGTCGTTCTCGTCATTCCCGCGCTGATCTTCAACCGTGACAATCGCGGTCTCCACGATCTGGCTGCCGGCACACTGATCCTCAGACGTTGA
- the glnA gene encoding type I glutamate--ammonia ligase → MFSSAEELVNYISENDVKFVDVRFCDLPGVVQHFNLPAASYGTEEITEGLLFDGSSITGFQGIHESDMKLLADVSSAYIDPFREAKTLVITHSIVDPFTDEPYSRDPRQVAAKAEAYLESTGIADTVFFGAEAEFYLFDSIRYENTPGSSFYKIDSEEAAWNTAADEPGGNLGYKTPFKGGYFPVSPQDKFADIRDHMSLTLEQIGFEMERAHHEVGTAGQQEINYKFKTLQHAGDQLLDFKYVIKNTAYELGKSATFMPKPLFDDNGSGMHCHQSLWKNGEPLFYDENGYGGLSDLARWYIGGLIEHAGAVLAFTNPTINSYRRLVPGYEAPVNLVYSARNRSAAIRIPVTGSSPKAKRLEFRVPDPSTNPYLAFSAQLMAGLDGIRNRIEPPEPIDKDLYELPPEEAKDIKLVPGSLDEALIELEKDHDFLTAGDVFTSDLIETWIRIKRENEIDVARLRPTPTEFELYYAL, encoded by the coding sequence GTGTTCTCGTCTGCTGAAGAACTCGTCAACTACATCTCGGAGAACGACGTCAAATTCGTTGACGTTCGCTTCTGCGACCTCCCCGGTGTCGTCCAGCATTTCAACCTTCCCGCGGCCTCGTACGGCACGGAAGAGATCACCGAAGGGCTGCTCTTCGACGGTTCCTCAATCACGGGCTTCCAGGGTATTCACGAATCGGATATGAAGCTGCTCGCCGATGTCTCATCGGCCTACATCGACCCGTTCCGTGAGGCCAAGACACTGGTCATCACTCACTCAATCGTCGATCCCTTCACCGATGAGCCCTACTCCCGTGATCCGCGCCAGGTTGCGGCCAAGGCCGAGGCCTACCTCGAAAGCACTGGAATCGCCGACACTGTGTTCTTCGGCGCCGAGGCGGAGTTCTACCTCTTCGACTCGATCCGCTACGAAAACACTCCAGGCAGCAGCTTCTACAAGATCGACTCCGAGGAAGCCGCCTGGAACACCGCCGCAGATGAGCCGGGCGGCAACCTGGGATACAAGACCCCGTTCAAGGGCGGCTACTTCCCTGTCTCACCTCAGGACAAATTCGCCGACATCCGCGACCACATGTCCCTGACTCTGGAGCAGATCGGCTTCGAGATGGAACGCGCCCACCATGAGGTCGGCACCGCGGGTCAGCAGGAGATCAACTACAAGTTCAAGACTCTGCAGCACGCAGGCGATCAGCTTCTCGACTTCAAGTACGTCATCAAGAACACAGCGTACGAACTGGGCAAGTCGGCCACCTTCATGCCCAAACCGCTCTTCGACGACAACGGTTCGGGCATGCACTGCCACCAGTCGCTGTGGAAGAACGGTGAACCCCTGTTCTACGACGAGAACGGCTACGGCGGTCTCTCCGATCTGGCTCGTTGGTACATCGGCGGCCTCATCGAACACGCCGGTGCTGTCCTGGCCTTCACCAACCCGACGATCAACTCCTACCGTCGCCTCGTGCCCGGATACGAAGCTCCGGTGAACCTGGTCTACTCGGCCCGCAACCGGTCTGCCGCGATCCGCATTCCGGTCACCGGCAGCTCGCCGAAGGCTAAGCGTCTCGAGTTCCGCGTCCCGGATCCCTCGACGAACCCTTACCTGGCGTTCTCGGCGCAGCTGATGGCCGGACTCGACGGAATCCGCAACCGCATCGAGCCTCCGGAGCCCATCGACAAGGACCTCTATGAGTTGCCCCCTGAGGAAGCCAAGGACATCAAACTGGTCCCCGGCTCCCTCGACGAGGCTCTCATCGAGCTCGAGAAGGACCACGACTTCCTCACCGCAGGTGACGTCTTCACCTCCGACCTGATCGAGACGTGGATTCGGATCAAGCGTGAGAACGAGATCGACGTGGCTCGTCTGCGTCCGACTCCGACGGAGTTCGAACTCTACTACGCACTCTGA
- the sucB gene encoding 2-oxoglutarate dehydrogenase, E2 component, dihydrolipoamide succinyltransferase has translation MSNSVQMPALGESVTEGTVTRWLKEVGEEIEVDEPLLEVSTDKVDTEIPSPYAGVLEKILADEDDVVEVGGDLAYIGDGSGSESADSAEASSDEDSAESAEETEPAAAEETEESEDSASGSADEPAAAEETEESEDSASGSADEPAAEAPASSGSEGQGTEITMPALGESVTEGTVTRWLKDVGEEVEVDEPLLEVSTDKVDTEVPSPVAGIVQAHLAEEDETVEVGEPLARVGSGAPSSSDSGSADSGSSEAEASDAAEEAPAEEAPAEKPAEEKSAEEEAPAKDEKSAPAEEAPKQQTPDSAAAKQAEQKTEASAPAAADTVGENAAYVTPLVRRLARDEGVDLSSVTGTGVGGRIRKQDVVDAAANRSSAPAGSAAAAAGGAKAPFKLEIPEEAAKLRGTTEKASRIRQTIAKRMSESLEVSAQLTQVVEVDMTRVVKLRKANKEAFQSKHGSKLTYLPFFGKAVVEALKQHPKVNAQYDLESQQITYFDHEHLAIAVDTPRGLLVPVIKDAGDLSIAGLSKSIDDVADRTRNNKIMPDELSGGTFTITNIGSVGALFDTPIINQPQMGILGTGTIVRRPIVVKTEDGEESIAIRDMVYLPLTYNHQLVDGADAGRFLQTIKARLEEGNFEADLEL, from the coding sequence ATGTCGAATTCCGTGCAGATGCCGGCTCTCGGTGAGTCGGTGACCGAAGGAACAGTCACCCGCTGGCTCAAAGAGGTCGGCGAAGAAATCGAAGTAGACGAGCCCTTGCTCGAAGTGTCGACCGACAAGGTCGACACAGAGATTCCCAGCCCGTATGCAGGTGTCCTGGAAAAGATCCTGGCCGACGAAGACGACGTCGTCGAAGTCGGCGGAGACCTGGCCTACATCGGCGACGGCAGCGGATCCGAATCCGCAGACTCGGCCGAGGCCTCGTCCGACGAGGATTCCGCTGAATCAGCCGAGGAGACTGAGCCTGCAGCGGCAGAAGAGACCGAGGAATCAGAGGATTCAGCCTCGGGCTCAGCTGACGAACCTGCAGCGGCAGAAGAGACCGAGGAATCAGAGGATTCAGCCTCGGGCTCAGCTGACGAACCTGCAGCTGAAGCACCCGCCTCATCAGGCTCAGAAGGCCAAGGCACTGAGATCACCATGCCGGCGCTGGGTGAGTCGGTGACAGAAGGCACTGTGACTCGCTGGCTGAAGGATGTCGGCGAAGAGGTTGAGGTCGACGAGCCTCTCCTCGAGGTGTCCACCGATAAGGTCGACACCGAGGTGCCCTCCCCCGTGGCAGGCATCGTGCAGGCACACCTGGCAGAAGAGGATGAGACCGTCGAGGTCGGAGAGCCATTGGCTCGCGTCGGCTCCGGTGCTCCTTCATCCTCCGACTCGGGATCGGCTGATTCCGGATCGTCCGAGGCAGAAGCCTCCGACGCTGCTGAGGAGGCCCCAGCTGAGGAGGCCCCCGCCGAAAAGCCGGCTGAAGAAAAGTCCGCTGAGGAAGAGGCTCCGGCCAAGGACGAGAAGTCCGCGCCCGCCGAAGAGGCTCCGAAGCAGCAGACCCCTGATTCCGCCGCTGCGAAGCAGGCTGAGCAGAAGACCGAAGCCTCGGCGCCCGCCGCTGCCGACACGGTCGGCGAGAATGCCGCATATGTGACGCCGCTCGTGCGCCGCCTGGCACGCGATGAGGGCGTCGATCTGAGCTCGGTCACCGGTACCGGTGTGGGCGGACGCATTCGCAAGCAGGACGTTGTGGATGCAGCGGCCAACCGTTCGTCTGCTCCAGCAGGATCTGCTGCTGCGGCAGCGGGCGGTGCGAAGGCACCGTTCAAGCTCGAGATCCCCGAGGAAGCCGCCAAGCTTCGCGGCACCACGGAGAAGGCCTCGCGCATCCGCCAGACCATCGCCAAGCGGATGAGCGAATCCCTCGAGGTATCGGCTCAGCTCACCCAGGTGGTCGAGGTCGATATGACTCGCGTCGTGAAGCTGCGCAAGGCCAACAAAGAGGCTTTCCAGTCCAAGCACGGCTCGAAGCTGACCTATCTGCCGTTCTTCGGCAAGGCGGTCGTCGAGGCCCTCAAACAGCATCCCAAGGTCAACGCACAGTACGATCTGGAATCTCAGCAGATCACGTACTTCGACCACGAGCACCTGGCGATCGCCGTGGACACCCCACGCGGACTTCTGGTTCCTGTGATCAAGGATGCGGGTGACTTGAGCATCGCGGGACTGTCTAAGTCCATTGACGATGTTGCGGACCGCACCCGCAACAACAAGATCATGCCTGATGAACTGTCTGGCGGCACCTTCACCATCACCAACATCGGTTCGGTGGGAGCTCTGTTCGACACTCCGATCATCAACCAGCCGCAGATGGGTATTCTCGGCACCGGTACGATCGTGCGTCGCCCGATCGTCGTCAAGACCGAAGACGGCGAAGAGTCGATCGCCATCCGCGACATGGTCTACCTGCCGCTGACCTACAACCACCAGTTGGTCGACGGCGCGGATGCAGGACGTTTCCTGCAGACGATCAAGGCGCGTTTGGAAGAAGGCAACTTCGAAGCAGACCTCGAACTCTGA
- the lipB gene encoding lipoyl(octanoyl) transferase LipB codes for MPLVTETLGFAPDYSDYQRTWDLQKKYHEEVLAGERESTVLLLEHPPVYTAGKRTEDHERPTDGTEVVDVDRGGKITWHGPGQLVAYLVYKLNDPKEVKLFVSQLEDSMIELLGEYDIDATTVEGRAGVWILGDGTRRDRKIGAIGIRIHEGVTMHGLALNCSNDLSAYESIIACGIADADTTTMSAELGRHVTPDDVANRLDEILHNHITA; via the coding sequence ATGCCTCTGGTCACAGAAACGCTGGGTTTCGCGCCCGACTATTCGGATTATCAGCGAACCTGGGACTTGCAGAAGAAATATCACGAAGAAGTGCTCGCCGGAGAGCGCGAATCAACGGTTCTCCTGCTCGAACATCCACCGGTCTACACCGCAGGGAAACGCACGGAAGACCATGAACGACCCACCGACGGCACCGAGGTCGTCGATGTCGACCGCGGAGGGAAGATCACCTGGCATGGTCCGGGCCAATTGGTGGCCTACCTCGTGTACAAGCTCAATGACCCCAAAGAGGTCAAGCTCTTCGTATCGCAGCTCGAGGACTCGATGATCGAGCTGCTCGGCGAATACGACATCGATGCCACCACCGTCGAAGGGCGCGCAGGAGTCTGGATCCTCGGAGACGGAACCCGGCGCGACCGGAAGATCGGGGCTATCGGGATCCGTATCCACGAAGGTGTCACCATGCACGGCTTGGCACTCAACTGCAGCAACGACCTGTCAGCCTACGAATCCATCATCGCCTGCGGAATCGCGGACGCCGACACCACGACCATGAGTGCAGAACTCGGTCGCCACGTGACACCTGATGATGTCGCGAACCGCCTTGACGAGATCTTGCACAACCACATCACCGCCTAG
- a CDS encoding mycothione reductase, with protein MTHFDLLLIGTGSGNMFLDDRFSGLNVAIAEEWHFGGTCLNVGCIPTKMFVYPATIAEQAAEAKRYNLSTDFHGVDWSALQKRIFDRVDAIESGGRDYRSGDRQPNVSVVAEHVEFVGEKTVRTASGETITADRIVIAAGASPVIPEAAGLDPKLVDTEGYPVFTSNSIMRIPQRPERLVIIGSGIIAMEFAHVFAGLGTEVTVVARGPRLLGTIDEEISTEFTELFERTHTVHRGAEVASYSFDENRVSVTLRPSGRLGDVDLPAQLDADAVLIATGRTPNTTGLRVGDAGFDVLDDARLSVDSRQRVLSQGRPVPGVFALGDISSPHQLKHVANHEAAVVGDNLAADVAAGAPGSGAEAQLREVNHHAVPGAVFTSPQVAYVGITEDEARQAGHDVSVKVQKYSDVAYGWAMADDPGIVKIIADRTTRRILGAHIVGHEASMIIQPLIQAMAFDQRADEVAKGQYWIHPALPEVVENALLGLDFNEA; from the coding sequence ATGACGCATTTCGATCTCCTTCTGATCGGCACAGGGTCGGGGAACATGTTCCTCGACGACCGTTTCTCCGGACTCAACGTCGCGATTGCCGAAGAATGGCACTTCGGCGGCACCTGCCTCAACGTGGGATGCATTCCGACGAAGATGTTCGTCTATCCCGCCACCATCGCCGAACAGGCAGCCGAGGCGAAACGCTACAACCTCTCGACTGACTTTCACGGTGTGGACTGGTCCGCGCTGCAGAAACGCATCTTCGACCGGGTTGATGCCATCGAATCCGGAGGGCGGGACTACCGCAGCGGCGACCGGCAACCCAATGTGAGCGTCGTCGCCGAACACGTTGAGTTCGTCGGAGAGAAGACGGTGCGAACCGCTTCAGGTGAGACGATCACAGCCGATCGAATCGTCATCGCGGCCGGGGCCTCCCCCGTCATCCCCGAAGCCGCAGGACTCGACCCGAAGCTTGTGGACACCGAGGGCTATCCCGTCTTCACATCCAATTCGATCATGCGCATTCCCCAGAGGCCCGAACGCCTGGTGATCATCGGGTCCGGCATCATCGCCATGGAGTTCGCTCACGTCTTCGCCGGGCTCGGCACCGAGGTGACCGTGGTCGCCCGTGGTCCACGTCTGCTCGGCACCATCGACGAGGAAATCTCTACGGAGTTCACCGAACTCTTCGAACGCACCCATACGGTCCACCGCGGAGCAGAGGTGGCCTCGTACAGCTTCGACGAAAACCGAGTGAGCGTGACCCTGCGACCCAGCGGCCGCCTCGGCGATGTGGATCTGCCTGCGCAGCTGGACGCGGATGCGGTTCTCATCGCGACTGGGCGCACACCGAACACCACGGGCCTGCGCGTGGGCGACGCCGGTTTCGACGTCCTCGATGATGCTCGTCTCAGCGTCGACTCACGTCAGCGCGTGCTTTCCCAAGGCCGTCCGGTCCCCGGTGTGTTCGCGCTCGGCGACATCAGCTCACCGCACCAGCTCAAGCACGTCGCCAATCACGAGGCTGCCGTCGTCGGTGACAATCTGGCTGCCGACGTGGCAGCCGGAGCGCCGGGAAGCGGAGCCGAGGCACAGCTGCGGGAAGTCAATCATCATGCCGTCCCCGGTGCGGTGTTCACCTCACCCCAGGTCGCCTATGTCGGCATCACCGAAGATGAGGCCCGGCAGGCCGGTCACGACGTGAGCGTGAAGGTGCAGAAGTACTCCGACGTGGCCTACGGGTGGGCGATGGCCGATGACCCCGGGATCGTGAAGATCATCGCCGACCGGACAACACGGAGGATCCTGGGCGCGCACATCGTCGGTCATGAAGCGTCCATGATCATCCAGCCGCTGATCCAGGCGATGGCATTCGACCAGCGGGCCGATGAGGTGGCCAAGGGACAGTACTGGATCCATCCGGCTCTGCCCGAGGTCGTTGAGAACGCACTGCTGGGTCTGGACTTCAACGAAGCCTGA
- the lipA gene encoding lipoyl synthase, which produces MTIAPEGRRMLRVEARNSETPIEDKPAWIKAKAHIGPEYTSLKSLVRKQELHTVCEEAGCPNIFECWEDREATFLIGGEQCTRRCDFCQIDTGKPADFDADEPRRVAASVSEMGLRYSTITGVARDDLEDGGAWLYAETVRQIHNLDYSDGSGTGVELLIPDFNAEPDQLAEVFSSRPEVLAHNVETVPRIFKRIRPAFRYERSLSVITQARDAGLITKSNLMLGMGETNDEIIATLRDLHEAGCDLITINQYLRPSPRHHPVTRWVKPADFVMLRDAAQEIGFSGVMSGPLVRSSYRAGRLWATAMRHRGQQIPAHLSHLDKHTPAKQEAQAVVDTFGPGEEVDLTAEQ; this is translated from the coding sequence GTGACCATAGCGCCAGAAGGCCGCCGCATGCTCCGTGTCGAGGCACGGAACTCAGAGACACCTATCGAAGATAAGCCCGCCTGGATCAAGGCGAAGGCCCACATCGGACCCGAATACACCTCTCTGAAGTCACTGGTCCGCAAGCAGGAGCTGCACACGGTCTGCGAGGAGGCCGGTTGCCCCAACATCTTCGAATGCTGGGAAGATCGCGAGGCGACGTTCCTCATCGGCGGCGAGCAGTGCACCAGGCGCTGTGACTTCTGTCAGATCGACACCGGCAAGCCTGCCGATTTCGATGCCGATGAGCCCCGTCGCGTGGCCGCCTCGGTGAGCGAGATGGGACTGCGCTACTCAACGATCACGGGTGTTGCCCGCGATGATCTTGAGGACGGCGGCGCATGGCTGTACGCGGAGACTGTACGCCAGATCCACAATCTCGACTACTCCGACGGCAGCGGCACCGGCGTCGAGCTCCTCATCCCCGACTTCAACGCGGAGCCTGATCAGCTCGCCGAGGTCTTCTCCTCTCGTCCGGAGGTGCTTGCTCACAACGTTGAGACGGTCCCCCGGATCTTCAAGCGCATCCGTCCGGCCTTCCGCTATGAACGGTCCCTGTCGGTGATCACTCAGGCCCGCGACGCAGGTCTGATCACGAAGTCCAATCTGATGCTGGGCATGGGTGAGACGAACGACGAGATCATCGCAACCCTGCGCGACCTCCACGAGGCCGGTTGCGATCTCATCACAATCAACCAGTACCTGCGCCCATCGCCTCGCCACCATCCCGTCACACGATGGGTCAAACCAGCTGACTTCGTCATGCTGCGTGACGCCGCGCAGGAGATCGGATTCTCCGGCGTCATGTCTGGTCCACTGGTGCGTTCCTCCTACCGTGCCGGCCGCCTGTGGGCGACTGCGATGCGCCACCGGGGACAGCAGATTCCGGCCCATCTCTCCCACCTCGACAAGCACACTCCCGCGAAGCAGGAGGCTCAGGCCGTTGTGGATACATTCGGTCCGGGCGAAGAGGTAGACTTGACTGCTGAGCAATGA
- a CDS encoding leucyl aminopeptidase: MPSASTPTGYSSTTLVKATASVLVLGVADDKVLGLETAKSARTALEDVARAIEFTGKAGSTARVAAPKGFSATSILLVGLGDFDATARGTDAAAKSHEVLRRAAGNALRSLDGVDSIAVGLPALSAEAIEAVTVGAALGAYRFIDYRSQDSDKVPGSVTILGPKSKEHSAAHATGAIIAAATNRARDLVNTPPLDLYPESFAQRVKDQGKDRKLKVSVLGEKELKAGGYGGIIGVGQGSTRGPRLVKVEYSPKGAERHVSFVGKGITFDSGGISLKPAASMEDMKSDMAGAAAVVQALFAIADLELPVRATAWLPLAENMPGSSATRPSDVLHMRSGKTVEVTNTDAEGRLVLADALADADAENPDLLIDVATLTGAQVVALGNRTAGVMGAEKARSLVTASATKSGEEMWAMPIPEEMLSGFDSNAADLKNSGPRPGGMLAAGAFLQEFVSENANWAHIDIAGPSFNTGSAFGYTPIAATGAAVRTLVQAAKQVN; the protein is encoded by the coding sequence ATGCCCAGTGCATCCACGCCCACCGGCTACTCTTCGACCACCCTCGTGAAAGCCACCGCTTCCGTTCTGGTGTTGGGAGTCGCCGACGACAAGGTCCTCGGCCTCGAGACCGCGAAGTCCGCCCGAACAGCCTTGGAAGACGTGGCTCGTGCCATCGAGTTCACCGGCAAGGCCGGATCCACAGCCCGCGTCGCCGCTCCCAAAGGCTTCTCCGCCACAAGTATTCTCCTGGTCGGACTCGGCGACTTCGACGCCACGGCACGCGGCACCGATGCCGCAGCCAAGTCGCACGAGGTGCTTCGTCGGGCCGCAGGCAATGCGCTGCGGTCCCTCGACGGTGTGGACTCGATCGCCGTGGGCCTTCCGGCGCTCAGCGCAGAAGCCATCGAAGCAGTCACCGTCGGTGCTGCGCTGGGTGCTTACCGTTTCATCGACTATCGCAGCCAGGACTCGGACAAGGTACCCGGCAGTGTGACCATTCTCGGTCCTAAGAGCAAGGAGCACTCGGCCGCCCACGCCACCGGCGCCATCATCGCCGCAGCGACGAACCGCGCCCGCGACCTGGTCAACACGCCTCCCCTCGACCTCTATCCTGAGTCCTTCGCGCAGCGCGTCAAAGACCAGGGCAAGGACCGAAAGCTCAAGGTGAGCGTGCTCGGCGAGAAGGAACTCAAGGCAGGCGGATACGGCGGAATCATCGGCGTCGGTCAGGGGTCTACCCGGGGGCCACGCCTGGTCAAGGTCGAGTACTCCCCCAAGGGAGCCGAACGCCATGTCAGCTTCGTCGGCAAGGGCATCACATTCGACTCCGGCGGAATCTCCCTCAAGCCGGCAGCGAGCATGGAGGACATGAAGTCCGATATGGCAGGTGCCGCCGCTGTGGTTCAGGCCCTGTTCGCGATCGCGGACCTGGAACTGCCAGTTCGAGCAACCGCGTGGCTGCCACTGGCCGAGAACATGCCAGGTTCTTCGGCTACTCGGCCCAGCGACGTGCTGCACATGCGCAGCGGTAAGACCGTTGAGGTCACCAACACCGATGCCGAAGGTCGTCTCGTCCTTGCTGACGCATTGGCAGACGCTGATGCGGAGAATCCTGACCTGCTCATCGACGTTGCCACCCTGACCGGTGCGCAGGTCGTCGCGCTGGGCAACCGTACCGCCGGAGTCATGGGAGCGGAAAAGGCACGCAGCCTCGTCACCGCCTCGGCGACGAAGTCCGGCGAGGAGATGTGGGCGATGCCCATCCCCGAGGAGATGCTCTCGGGCTTCGACTCGAACGCAGCAGACCTGAAGAACTCCGGACCCCGCCCGGGCGGAATGCTCGCAGCCGGCGCCTTCCTCCAGGAATTCGTCAGCGAGAATGCCAACTGGGCACACATCGACATCGCGGGACCGAGCTTCAACACAGGCTCCGCATTCGGCTACACGCCGATCGCTGCCACAGGGGCAGCAGTCCGGACTCTCGTCCAGGCAGCGAAGCAGGTGAACTGA